Proteins co-encoded in one Phalacrocorax carbo chromosome 5, bPhaCar2.1, whole genome shotgun sequence genomic window:
- the LOC104045123 gene encoding inner centromere protein-like: MAGADGPTRLLEVCGQRLSRFLHDAEHKRLAWLREAEEQGMRLLDSNFGAEPQLMPKTPSQRRRPRRRQSSCLKDDNKEPNRRRLSRRRSSIKMVSSKPNSQRRHSKEHPQNPSCGEEEVPVPGCVARSQASVKTELPALVGKWPAEAQGPPAEADCQGCPRGAGSSDAACRAVTGEPWLEGDAATELHDVSSVTEVPDGQAAREWEEAPKKRPSTSTPKAARNGDPAMLQGDPSPEGFEKMLFQDSDSKTTPVRSKTRCCSGRRSFVGGPHKSRRASLAEKYSLASKRESMIRRSISRAISKKAAARESSSASSRVSSLWLPHAWAAVFRPSSAVGPSLGLSFAAAGQSSLEVFVEEDVTSSMRPGLDLNPPCEKTPEDTLVSSKSVQAASPPAQHLSPPEQQAGSREGSRVNPNSECQNENQEQPHCAKSQENPSCIWMRSYKQAMGIIQNGQQPGGQTLSPLDDKHKNSANQNLSSSSPASKVARPLKNFLQAVQRNQLFASAGPTGRGGVVKNFIKCSTPTRPDLKGDFVEKERQRLESLRKKQEAEEQRKKKVEEEKRRRQAEMKQKREERLRKALQARERVEQMEEEKKKRMERKILQTDEKVHASQGREEKVAEEQSKRKLSKKHGEADVWKQKALRMEEDEFEQQEPLQKRREDEVKEKGKKILELKNLVEQQQVEQVKERDYKQRGKEAASQPQLESAVLTEKKLKEEESPRVLRQQPGQKSTKQPECIAVASNTWGKVVKEEGGLQKHQQQLGEEKKIKHPEALTASGTQLSKTAKKSISTSCLGPPKGAKESGSPQVNINNYGMDLNSDDSTDDENDPRKPVPAWADGYQLNQAILHQYYHPVNVDQLFGLIPSPKLEDIFGKSKPRYFKRTSSAVWHSPPGTKSTCGPSCNFKN; the protein is encoded by the exons atggcgggggctgACGGTCCCACGCGGCTGCTGGAGGTGTGCGGGCAGCGGCTCTCCCGCTTCCTCCACGACGCGGAGCACAAGCGCTTGGCCTGGCTGCGGGAGGCGGAGGAGCAGGGCATGAGGCTGCTGGATAG CAACTTTGGGGCTGAACCTCAGCTAATGCCCAAAACACCATCACAGAGGAGGCGCCCCAGGAGGAGGCAGTCCTCCTGCCTGAAAGACGACAATAAGGAGCCGAACAGGAGGAG gtTGTCCAGACGGAGAAGCAGCATTAAGATGGTGTCTTCCAAGCCAAATTCCCAAAGGCGCCACAGCAAAGAGCACCCCCAGAACcccagctgtggggaggaagaggtGCCCGTGCCCGGCTGTGTGGCGAGGTCTCAGGCCAGCGTTAAAACCGAGCTCCCAGCACTGGTGGGGAAGTGGCCGGCGGAAGCACAAGGTCCCCCGGCAGAGGCAGATTGCCAGGGCTGCCCTCGGGGTGCCGGTAGCAGTGACGCAGCCTGTAGGGCCGTGACGGGCGAGCCGTGGCTCGAGGGGGATGCAGCCACTGAGCTGCACGATGTGTCCTCTGTCACTGAGGTCCCTGATGGCCAGGCAGCGAGGGAATGGGAGGAGGCCCCCAAAAAGAGACCAAGTACCTCCACTCCCAAAGCTGCTAGAAATGGAGATCCTGCCATGCTCCAAGGAGATCCATCTCCTGAAGGCTTCGAGAAGATGCTTTTCCAGGACTCCGACAGCAAAACGACACCAGTGAGATCCAAAACACGCTGTTGCTCTGGTCGCCGAAGCTTTGTGGGTGGCCCCCACAAGAGCCGTAGGGCCTCCTTGGCAGAGAAATATTCACTGGCCAGCAAAAGGGAGAGCATGATCCGGAGGTCTATCAGCAGGGCCATTTCAAAGAAGGCAGCGGCGCGAGAATCgtcctctgcctccagcagagTGAGCT ccttgtGGCTCCCACACGCTTGGGCTGCAGTCTTCAGGCCCTCATCTGCTGTTGGACCAAGCCTTGGGCTGAgttttgctgcagcag gtcAAAGCTCCTTGGAGGTTTTTGTGGAAGAAGATGTGACCAGCAGCATGAG ACCTGGACTGGACCTGAATCCCCCATGTGAAAAG ACTCCTGAAGACACCCTTGTTTCGAGCAAAAGTGTACAAGCTGCGAGCCCTCCTGCACAGCACTTATCTCCTcctgagcagcaggcagggagcagggaag GAAGCCGTGTAAATCCAAACAGCGAATGCCAGAATGAGAACCAGGAACAGCCCCACTGTGCCAAGTCTCAGGAGAATCCCTCATGCATCTG GATGAGAAGCTATAAACAAGCAATGGGCATTATACAGAATGGGCAGCAGCCGGGGGGTCAAACCCTTTCCCCTTTGGATGACAAGCACAAGAATTCAGCAAACCAGAATCTAtcttcttcctctccagctAGCAAG GTTGCTAGACCACTGAAAAACTTCCTGCAGGCTGTGCAGCGAAACCAGCTGTTTGCAAGCGCAGGGCCCACGGGACGTGGGGGTGTCGTAAAGAACTTCATCAAGTGCAGTACTCCCACCCGACCCGATCTTAAG GGAGACTTTGTT GAGAAGGAGCGGCAGAGGCTGGAGAGCCTCAGAAAGAAGCAGGAGGCtgaggaacagaggaaaaagaaagtggaggaggaaaagaggCGGCGGCAAGCAGAAATGAAGCA GAAGAGGGAAGAGCGTCTGAGGAAGGCACTGCAGGCTCGGGAGCGGGTGGAACaaatggaagaagagaagaaaaagcgGATGGAGCGGAAGATTTTACAGACTGATGAGAAG GTGCACGCCTCGCAAGGGCGGGAAGAGAAagtggcagaggagcagagcaagAGAAAACTGTCGAAGAAGCATGGAGAAGCTGATGTGTGGAAGCAGAAAGCGCTGAGGATG gaGGAAGATGAATTTGAGCAGCAAGAACCActgcagaagaggagagaggatgaagtaaaagaaaaaggaaagaaaatcttggAACTGAAAAATCTTGTAGAGCAGCAACAGGTGGAACAAGTGAAGGAGAG AGATTACAAACAGCGAGGGAAAGAGGCGGCCTCCCAACCACAGCTGGAGTCAGCAGtgttaactgaaaaaaaactaAAG GAAGAAGAGAGCCCAAGAGTGCTGCGCCAGCAGCCTGGGCAGAAGAGCACCAAGCAACCGGAATGCATTGCCGTGGCTTCTAATACCTGGGGCAAAGTGGTAAAG GAGGAAGGTGGTCTGCagaagcaccagcagcagctgggagaggagaaaaaaatcaagcatcCAGAAGCATTGACTGCCTCTGGCACACAGCTGAGCAAGACTGCAAAG AAATCTATCTCCACATCCTGCTTAGGGCCCCCGAAGGGCGCGAAGGAATCCGGATCTCCACAGGTAAACATAAATAATTACGGGATGGATCTGAATAGTGATGACTCCACAGATGATGAGAATGATCCTCGGAagcctgtccctgcctgggCTGATG GGTATCAGCTCAATCAAGCCATTTTACACCAATACTATCACCCAGTGAATGTTGACCAACTCTTTGGGCTAATTCCAAGCCCTAAGCTGGAGGATATCTTTGGCAAGAGCAAGCCTCGATACTTCAAGCGCACGAGCTCAGCAGTTTGGCATTCCCCGCCTGGGACCAAATCTACCTGTGGCCCATCCTGCAACTtcaaaaactga